The proteins below are encoded in one region of Paramisgurnus dabryanus chromosome 2, PD_genome_1.1, whole genome shotgun sequence:
- the cd68 gene encoding lysosome-associated membrane glycoprotein 1, whose amino-acid sequence MQAKMRNGLLSIGLFMAAIALTSGEYVSDSNKTTLKPSTTAVASNTTTPHPNTTAVPSNTTTPHPNTTAVPSNTTTPHPNTTAVPSNTTTPHPNTTAVPSNATTPHPNTTAVPSNATTPHSNSTTTAHTTPVPQPTPPTNATVGHYNVTSDNKACIMAEFAIKIVVNNSEVNGTFIVQPSKTSSSGSCKDTSPVADMILDFKEGQIALKFRNNDTSKMVYVETLEFNLNYAFKSGAKMNYDGKNHSLQLFASAAEHSYSCKSVKVFMGKGVHLHFTSNKVQAFNIKNKEFGKADLCKADQPDYRVPIAVGIILVILIVIVVIAYLISRKRRTDGYQSL is encoded by the exons ATGCAAGCAAAAATGAGAAACGGATTATTATCGATTGGACTTTTCATGGCAGCAATAG CTCTCACCTCAGGTGAATATGTTTCAGACTCCAACAAAACAACCCTAAAACCCAGTACCACAGCTGTTGCTTCAAACACAACAACCCCACACCCCAATACCACGGCTGTTCCTTCAAATACAACAACCCCACACCCCAATACCACGGCTGTTCCTTCAAATACAACAACCCCACACCCCAATACCACGGCTGTTCCTTCAAATACAACAACCCCACACCCCAATACCACGGCTGTACCTTCAAACGCAACAACCCCACACCCCAATACCACGGCTGTACCTTCAAACGCAACAACCCCACACTCCAATTCTACAACTACTGCACATACTACACCAGTGCCACAGCCGACACCACCTACCAACGCCACCGTGGGACATTATAATGTTACTAGCGATAATAAAGCATGTATTATGGCTGAGTTTGCAATCAAGATTGTTGTGAACAACAGCGAG GTTAATGGGACATTCATTGTTCAGCCGAGCAAAACCAGTTCCTCTGGGAGCTGCAAAGATACATCGCCAGTGGCTGATATGATTCTCGATTTCAAAGAAGGCCAAATTGCCCTTAAATTTAGAAAC AATGATACATCAAAAATGGTCTATGTGGAGACTTTGGAATTTAACCTGAACTATGCTTTCAAGTCTGGAG CGAAGATGAATTACGACGGGAAAAATCATTCTCTCCAGCTGTTTGCCTCAGCCGCAGAGCACTCGTATTCCTGCAAGTCTGTGAAGGTGTTCATGGGGAAAGGGGTGCATCTGCATTTTACCAGCAACAAAGTTCAGGCCTTCAACATCAAGAACAAAGAGTTTGGAAAGG CTGATCTGTGCAAGGCTGATCAACCTGACTACCGCGTTCCCATCGCTGTGGGCATCATACTTGTCATCCTCATCGTCATTGTCGTCATTGCTTACCTAATCAGCAGAAAACGGAGGACTGATGGTTACCAGTCTCTTTAA
- the LOC135764849 gene encoding membrane-spanning 4-domains subfamily A member 4A-like yields the protein MLSEIETAGSSDASATAEGNPGPSDLLEITFQKNPNQNKKFLEAEPKILGVTEIMLTVLFITSKMAYFSDWIGTSVEIGCSCVGIIAGSLAIAAQNLHLRTLKACFGMQIVTCLTYGFILIISFDLQSNPAYTACWYTLEKNELPLCKSLLIGFSQMDLIDNLTEAVQTALSITLAAYCCKVIQCCSPRSHEPVIVMKPPRASD from the exons ATGTTAA GCGAAATCGAGACAGCTGGGTCTTCGGACGCTTCTGCTACGGCAGAGGGGAACCCTGGCCCGAGCGACTTACTGGAAATTACTTTCCAGAAGAACCccaatcaaaataaaaaattcctAGAAGCAGAGCCCAAGATTTTAGGG gtTACAGAGATAATGCTGACCGTCCTCTTCATTACTTCCAAAATGGCTTATTTTTCAGACTGGATAGGAACAAGTGTCGAAATAGGTTGCTCCTGTGTT GGCATAATAGCTGGTAGTCTGGCAATAGCTGCACAGAATCTCCACTTACGAACA CTCAAGGCTTGTTTTGGAATGCAGATAGTCACGTGTTTGACATATGGATTCATTCTCATCATCTCATTTGATCTTCAATCAAACCCTGCATATACAGCCTGCTGGTACACCTTGGAGAAGAATGAACTACCATTATGTAAATCTTTATTG ATTGGATTTAGTCAAATGGATTTAATAGATAATCTCACGGAAGCGGTTCAGACTGCCCTCTCTATTACACTAGCTGCATATTGCTGCAAGGTTATTCAGTGCTGCTCGCCCAGGTCTCATGAG CCTGTCATCGTTATGAAACCACCCAGAGCTTCAGATTGA